TTCCACCTAGATTTGATTTAGCATAATAATTCCTCCCATCTGACGAGCAAAACCGAAATATTTTACCAATAATAAATATTGTATAGTCAGCACTGCAGAAAGCAGGAAAAATTCTCTGCGTTCGCATGGGAGGCATAACTTGCGTTGGATTGGGAATTCCGGAAAGTGCTACCGCTGTTGGGATGGAACATCGCCATCCATCGTATCCTAATGTATAGCATTCCATCGAGTTCAGTACAAAGCCGTTAGACTCTCCTCCCAAAGCCACGATCACCTGATTTGAAGACGTTAGCGCGCTATAATTTTATAATTATATGAGCTTTACTTCTTGTTCGTAAGAATGTCGAGTCTTCTTTGAATGTGTAACTTGATATTGTGGAGTTTTGGAACAAGGACTGTCGCATCGCTGCGAGAGAATTTTGTCAACTGCCATTTTGAAATCGCCACCTAGGATGGCGGTCTCATTAAACTGTGCTTCAGATGTAAAACCCTTCGAGTAATCAAACAAGTTAACGAATATCTTAAGATAAGGTCCAAATTGTGAAGGTTGCTACCGAGTCTCGTAGCCGCCTTAGCAGAAGTTCTGAATTTACAACTACGAGTAATTTCTCCGCCGGTACTTGCCAAACATCAATTTCGGATACGAGGGAGGAGAGAAACTGAAGTCTCTCGCCAGGTTGGTGTTCTACCCATTTCATCACCGTCTGCAAGATTGTCATTGTTATCTGTACTACTTGAACATAATGCTTAATCAACCTCCAAAAGCTCTCCTTCCCCTGCAGTGTTTAGTAGAGGGGATTGCAAAATTCCTTTAAGCTCACTGAACGGTAGCTGGAGAAGTTCTTCTTCCTTAACAACGTGACGGAAATGTTCTAAGGTATACCGTTTAGCGTTAGCAGCCAGCTCCTGGCAGTTCCGTGATTTTGCACTCAGGTAAATGCCAATACAGTTGGAAGCATTCATTTGTGAACGCAAGTATTGACAGCACAGATTTTGAAGAGAATTTATTTGCAGGAAATCAGCAGCAACAAGAAAATCACTTATATTTTTCTCAGTAATCtgcaaatgaaataaaattgtagAATAAGCTTGCAAAATAATGTTCTTTTAATGTACCTGGATCTCAGCTGTGTAAATGAAGTTCAAAATCTGCTCAAGAATGCCTGATTCAATATCGTGTAACACAATTTTGCTCTGCTCACTTTCAAGAAATTTGAGGCCATTCCCAGTTCCAGAAAACATAGCTCTGGTCACACAAAACAGACACCAAGGTCAAGACAACTATTGAGTCAAACCAAGTTGCCAAGAGCTAAAGACCGAAAGTATGGTGAGACAGCTGCAAGGACAACTCGTTGAGCTGAATGTTCTGAATCTCCTGTAACAAGGACAACATCACATAGCAGACCAGATGTGCGTAAGTAATTTAATCCATCCATCAAGACAGTGGGGAACACAGCATCTCTTAAGTCCCAAAAGTCAACCTGTTGACCTTCATTATCTTGATCAGGGGCTGAAATTAAGTTAAGGCATTAACCAAAATATGATTGATAAATTCATTCATATGTTAAATTTACTTGAGTTGACTGTAGGATTTGCCTGTTGAACACTGACGCAGCACACATTGCAGTTCCTGATTCCTTGATCATTTCCCAGCATGGCCACTTTACCTCCAGGTGATTCAAATGTATCAAGGACATGCACAGCAATAAATtttaccccaaaaaaaaagagaaacagcTTTAAAAAACTGTTGAAATTACAGTGCTGTAGTTAGTCCGCCACTATGCTAGGCCATAGAAAAATTTTACGAAGCTTCCCAAAGTGCAACGTTTTGCTACGCATCAAACAAAAGTTTTGTTTGTACACATTCCAAATTGCCAAACGTGAATGGCCAAAGCAGAGATTAAGTGCGCGACTGGGGGTTCCACGGTCAGCTTGAGTAGTAGAATGCGGAGTTTACGCACAGTATCGCTGTGTTTTAGTAAGGGTGCGCGAGGAGCGTTTTTTCTAATGCTATGGTTAAGTTTCGGGGCTAGCTTGTTGAAGTGTCGATTTGATATGCTTGGGAATGCGACAGTGGaccccccgacaccagcccccacCCCTACCCCCCCGACACCAGACCCCCCCGACATTGTTCCCCCACTATTTGGAatggggggctggtgtcgcaCAGGAAggcgacaccagccccccccccaaaaaaaaatgcgcagggggctggtgtcggtgAAGCacacgacaccagccccccctcGTGAAATCCGTTCAAGTTaaggggggctggtgtcgtgtGCTTCACCGACACCGGTACGAATCTTCACCGGTACGAATCATTCGAGATAAGACTCCGAACCAGTACATGGCCTTAGTTCTTTTCCGTAGTCAGGTAAACCTACTCATCGGCTCTTTACACAGCCGTCCTTTATTTTGTAATATTCAGGAAGAGGCTGATAAGTGTTACACTTATTTACGTGATGTGCTTGACTTTtgcttatttgttttttaggtAATATGAACGACAACCCAGCCAAGTGACTATAAATGTTCCTCTCCATATTGTGTCGATTTACTGActcttcttgtttgttttttatctcATTACCGCACCTTGGTTTAATCAAAATTGTACCTTGCaggacaaaaataaaagatatttcaaaaaattaattcgaTTACAGAACAATTTAGTTTTTAGTAGGATGCGAACTAATTTCGCATGGAAACAAATAAGTTTTTGAAGAATGAATAACCTTGAAATCATTTCTACCTTCGACGCATAGGGCCTACCTTTTGGCTCTATTACACTGACCGGTATCGGAATAAGGGTTGAAACGGTTAACAACTAACAAGCTCTGGGGTTAGATGGGATCCCTTCAGACACCACAGACTGTGGAAGATGCCTCCATGCCTGCCAACTGGCTTGGGCTGGTATCCTGCCCAAGCCAGTTCGCTTTTGGTTTTCGTGCTGTATGGTTGTCTATGAACAGTTCTTTAGTGCTGGTTTTTAAGTTTTTAGTGGCGATGGCGGAAGCGGTCGAAGAAGTACGCCAACATATTAGAGTGACTGTTGTTCCTGGTACACGGAAGAATTCCTATAGATACAATACCGAATgtggatttattttttacaaaaaagacATGAGGTTAGTTAATATTTAACTTTAAAGGTTATTTAAGTGACTAACAATAATTTACCCTTTAGAGGAGATATACTACGCCTTGAGTGTATTAACCGAAAGATTGGCTGCCACTGCAAAATTACAATGCGTGATGGAGTTTTTACCCAAAATGGTGCGCATAATCATGATGCCCAGTTTGAGGAACAGCATCGGGCAGCGGCAGTAAATGAGTGTTTAGACTTGGCTCGGGCTCCTGGAATGGGACGGCAAGGGCCAAAGAGGATTGTCGAGATAGCTCGCTCTGTTCATCGTGAAGCAAGAATTGCTTTGAATCCTGCGCTAGAGCGAAGAATCCAGCGGGAGAAGAGAAGCAACCAGCCACTCCCACCTACATCGATCGACGACATGATGGAATCCATGGCGTATCACCCTGTTTTCAAGTAAGAAATTCAACATATCATTTGTGAACAAAACtaataatttcttttgtttagagAAACTATTCGTGGTGACCTTTTCTTTCACGGAACTGTCCGTTCCGATGAAGACGACGACGTCCCCGGGGTTGGCTTGATTTTCTATAATTTCTATAATccttcattttatataattaCATAGAtgcttttaatttaatttagtTACCTGCTGAGGACGAAGCTGCGGAAGACGAGCTCAACGAAGAGGAAGCTCCCGAAGATAGACAAGGTGATGTCTCTAATGAGGATATTGCAGATGTTCCTTTCGGTCACGGTCGACAACGATTCCGTGCAGGTGTGCGCCTCACTGAACGCCAACGCAGAGCAATGGAAAGAAGGAATCGGGCAGCAGCACGGCATAACCGCcgtgaaatttttgaaaatctgCCTCCGCGAAATGAGACTCCCCCACCGGTCTCTCCAACTCCGGATTCTCCTCCGGCTCGTCTGGATTCTCCGGAAAGATCACCAATCCGTCCACAGACTCCGGACACTCATTTTCGCTCGATGGCTTCTCCAGCTGGCCTAATGTCCGCAGATACTTCTCCACGCCAGGTACGCCAACGGCATCGGAAAAAATATCTCCGAATTCGTCCGTTGCGGAGCATTCAGCATGACCCTGAGAAAATACTGGAACAACGGCTTTTAGCACTACGTGCTAATAGGGTTAGAGAACATGATGAACCCCGTGTTCTGATACGCGAAGAAATTGTGGACCATCAAAGGAGAGCTGTAGCCCGAAATCCCTCTCCACCAAATATTTAATGTTGTTGATAAGTGTTAATGCTAACGTGTTTACGTAAATTTCAATGTTTATTGAACccagattttaaaaagaactACAAAGAGCTACCATTCGCCATACAGTGCTTCAAAATTGTTTGTCAGTGTCAGTTGTGGCATGCCTGAATATTACAAAATAAAGGACGGCTGTGTAAAGAGCCGATGAGTAGGTTTACCTGACGACGGAAAAGAACTAAGGCCATGTACTGGTTCGGAGTCTTATCTCGAATGATTCGTACCCTTCTGATGCCAGGACAACATGGAGCTAGAAAATTGAGTAGATCATGACAGCTGAGCCAAACAGGAATGGCCAGCATGCAAATCATTTGGCTACGAGGCACATCCATTTCCAAAGATGTCATGTGACTatagtaaaataaaataggatTAGCTTTAAGGTCATTGAATAACACTTAAtaactttcttttctttatagAAATGTAGGATAGCCTGTACCTTCTCTACAAATGGGTTGCCAGAGAAGAAGCTCAGTTGGTCCCTATTGCTGACAACTTTCTTACGGTCTGCCAAGTCAGAATAAGAGCTTTCAGAGACGGACATCTCCCCATCACCAGTGGCAGAAGACAGTGCCAGAGAAGGTTCCTTGCTTGTACTTGGAATTTCTTGGTCAAATGAGCTCTTGTTGCACAATGTTCTAACTTTACGAGTCTCAagagattttttatttttgcctttAGATATTTCCTAAATAATATGATTATTATCATAATGTCtaattatataaaaataaaaaataatacccAGGGTCCAGTCCCCATGTTGTCATTTTCATAAGTCACCATTTCAATGGTTTGTAATTCTCTTTTGCCTCTACCCTTACTCGCCCTTTCTCTTTCCCAAGTTTCTGCTTCAGGCAGCCTCTCCTctgacttttcttttgagcTGGCTTCCAGGCTAAGTACTGAGGAGCTATTCATAAAAAGTAAGTTAACTAAGAGTGAAAATATCGAACAATAAGTGACGTGATCAAAAGTTTACCCAAGTAGGCAAGATCCTTAGGGACGATTGAATCACCTCCTTGTTCGAGACGGAATGCGCACAGAGAAACAGACATGCCATAAACATGA
This genomic stretch from Daphnia magna isolate NIES linkage group LG10, ASM2063170v1.1, whole genome shotgun sequence harbors:
- the LOC116934253 gene encoding BRCA1-associated protein isoform X1; its protein translation is MVTYENDNMGTGPWEISKGKNKKSLETRKVRTLCNKSSFDQEIPSTSKEPSLALSSATGDGEMSVSESSYSDLADRKKVVSNRDQLSFFSGNPFVEKVQAILHFYKENHMTSLEMDVPRSQMICMLAIPVWLSCHDLLNFLAPCCPGIRRVRIIRDKTPNQYMALVLFRRQVNLLIGSLHSRPLFCNIQACHN
- the LOC116932701 gene encoding uncharacterized protein LOC116932701; translation: MGSLQTPQTVEDASMPANWLGLVSCPSQFAFGFRAVWLSMNSSLVLVFKFLVAMAEAVEEVRQHIRVTVVPGTRKNSYRYNTECGFIFYKKDMRGDILRLECINRKIGCHCKITMRDGVFTQNGAHNHDAQFEEQHRAAAVNECLDLARAPGMGRQGPKRIVEIARSVHREARIALNPALERRIQREKRSNQPLPPTSIDDMMESMAYHPVFKETIRGDLFFHGTVRSDEDDDVPGLPAEDEAAEDELNEEEAPEDRQGDVSNEDIADVPFGHGRQRFRAGVRLTERQRRAMERRNRAAARHNRREIFENLPPRNETPPPVSPTPDSPPARLDSPERSPIRPQTPDTHFRSMASPAGLMSADTSPRQVRQRHRKKYLRIRPLRSIQHDPEKILEQRLLALRANRVREHDEPRVLIREEIVDHQRRAVARNPSPPNI
- the LOC116932698 gene encoding kelch-like protein 28 gives rise to the protein MLGNDQGIRNCNVCCVSVQQANPTVNSTPDQDNEGQQVDFWDLRDAVFPTVLMDGLNYLRTSGLLCDVVLVTGDSEHSAQRVVLAAVSPYFRAMFSGTGNGLKFLESEQSKIVLHDIESGILEQILNFIYTAEIQITEKNISDFLVAADFLQINSLQNLCCQYLRSQMNASNCIGIYLSAKSRNCQELAANAKRYTLEHFRHVVKEEELLQLPFSELKGILQSPLLNTAGEGELLETVMKWVEHQPGERLQFLSSLVSEIDVWQVPAEKLLVVVNSELLLRRLRDSGFTSEAQFNETAILGGDFKMAVDKILSQRCDSPCSKTPQYQVTHSKKTRHSYEQEVIVALGGESNGFVLNSMECYTLGYDGWRCSIPTAVALSGIPNPTQVMPPMRTQRIFPAFCSADYTIFIIGGICGGKLIDSCEFYSVQSNEWISLAPLPIGIHGSGAALPNQVLCVSGGRSEQGIEKRAWIYEERFNMWESLPPMQLHRAHHGVTSLNCLLYAVGGLGGKQQNEEKFLSSVECYDPALQRWITIAPMHEARAYCGVATVGSFLYVIGGFNGISWLRSMERYDPLTNQWTLLTSMSVARSSFGTTVWNGRIYVIGGCDGIHLLNTVEKFNPRTNRWHCVQAMQVRRLGLGAATVKIPLKME
- the LOC116934253 gene encoding uncharacterized protein LOC116934253 isoform X2 produces the protein MVTYENDNMGTGPWEISKGKNKKSLETRKVRTLCNKSSFDQEIPSTSKEPSLALSSATGDGEMSVSESSYSDLADRKKVVSNRDQLSFFSGNPFVEKSHDIFGNGCAS